A single Oikeobacillus pervagus DNA region contains:
- a CDS encoding DUF1360 domain-containing protein produces MNEIGLTVLLILGLASFRLTRLIVFDKITEPMRRPFFNEIEEKDENGKEMIYLVPKERGIRKWIGELLSCYWCTGIWVSIFLIALYLEKWLLGEIIIIILAVAAIGSILEVIVTKSLR; encoded by the coding sequence TTGAACGAAATTGGATTAACTGTTCTCCTTATTTTAGGATTAGCATCTTTTCGATTAACAAGATTAATTGTGTTTGACAAAATCACAGAACCTATGCGCCGCCCCTTCTTTAACGAAATCGAGGAAAAAGACGAAAATGGAAAAGAAATGATTTATTTAGTTCCAAAAGAGAGAGGGATTCGAAAATGGATCGGTGAATTATTATCTTGCTACTGGTGCACAGGTATTTGGGTAAGTATTTTCCTAATTGCTCTGTATTTAGAAAAGTGGTTATTAGGAGAAATTATTATTATCATACTGGCAGTAGCAGCAATCGGTTCGATTCTCGAAGTTATTGTTACCAAGTCGCTAAGGTGA